The proteins below come from a single Eucalyptus grandis isolate ANBG69807.140 chromosome 3, ASM1654582v1, whole genome shotgun sequence genomic window:
- the LOC120292105 gene encoding receptor-like protein 15 has translation MGILSSLGPLKSLRLLSSYSTGLNGKLSNQSLCNLIKLEELDLSINGITGRLPTCWRNMTSIRVLFLEDNEFTDNIASSPLTSLTSLELLSISGNYFDIPSSLSPLANYSRLKVLLLDDNKLTIDSKVAPSIPRFQLKDFSISNSLSKGFKVTSLGFLNHQYDLRTIDLSLNDIPGPFATWLLENNTKLENLLMANNLFAKLEVPLMALHNLSMMDMSNNGMRGELTTEFCLNVPNLSHLNLSANRLEGNIPSELGSMKSLYSLDLSHNNFSKGLPIQLLDSNSSLEKLNVAYNNLQGEIVFSNDTKNLNWLCLNLEHNRFTGDLSFLSSLANLFELDVSNNFFIGQLPRVIANMSSLALLDLSKNQLNGLIPQGLFNLPQLQYLALSDNNLSGSLASSFITPELRHIHLNGNKLNGSIVHLLLNSSNLVTLDLSENEFFGSIPYWLGNVSQLSILLLRGNSFYGTFPKQLCRLKSLSMIDLSKNNLFGPLPICLGPMNFSSTGYADKVDSASFRGGGQVLSPWSYVRTIRSQTWSYYTEFYHNKILVDEGWEVPHIVGFTIKRRSDAYKGYALLNMIGLDFSYNHFSGEIPPEIAISQDMLMLNLSHNKLTGHIPMSLSNLTKIESIDLSYNNLIGSIPEELTRLNFLGVFNVSYNDLSGAIPNKNQFGSFDESSYYGNHLLCGLPLSNNCLTTINVNCSATKSCTKAKEDGFIDGETFYISFGVSYTMVLLVILVVLFINPQWRQGWFHYVELVITTCWSLFITCYYFVQDEKEPPAAAVCVVESDIPKLPPPHHSRPRVPLRPTANSQRSRCDRFPQGKETTRGRR, from the exons ATGGGAATCCTTTCCAGCCTTGGTCCTTTGAAATCTCTTAGATTGTTGTCCTCATACAGCACCGGTCTTAATGGCAAACTATCAAATCAGA GCTTGTGTAACCTCATAAAACTAGAAGAGCTGGATCTTAGCATTAACGGAATTACTGGCAGGCTTCCTACATGCTGGCGAAACATGACATCTATCCGGGTTCTATTTCTTGAAGACAATGAATTCACAGATAACATCGCATCATCTCCCCTCACTAGTCTTACCTCACTCGAATTGCTTTCCATTTCGGGTAATTATTTTGATATCCCCTCATCACTCAGCCCACTTGCAAACTATTCAAGACTTAAGGTCCTCTTGCTTGATGACAATAAACTAACAATTGATTCCAAAGTTGCGCCTTCGATCCCGAGGTTCCAATTGAAGGATTTTAGTATATCAAATAGTCTATCGAAAGGATTCAAAGTGACTTCTCTTGgctttctcaatcatcaatatGACCTAAGAACCATTGATCTCTCCTTGAATGACATTCCGGGTCCCTTTGCAACTTGGTTGTTGGAAAATAACACTAAGTTGGAAAATCTTCTTATGGCGAATAACTTATTTGCGAAACTTGAGGTTCCACTTATGGCCCTTCATAATCTTTCGATGATGGACATGTCTAACAACGGCATGAGAGGAGAGCTCACGACCGAATTTTGTTTAAATGTCCCAAATCTGTCCCACCTTAATCTATCAGCCAACAGATTGGAAGGGAATATTCCATCTGAACTGGGTAGTATGAAATCCCTATATTCCTTAGACCTTTCCCACAACAATTTCTCCAAGGGACTACCCATCCAGTTACTAGATAGCAACTCATCATTGGAAAAACTCAACGTAGCATATAACAACTTGCAAGGAGAAATCGTGTTTTCCAACGACACCAAGAACCTAAATTGGTTATGCCTAAACTTAGAACACAATAGGTTCACTGgagatctctcttttctttcatcactTGCAAATCTGTTTGAATTGGACGTTAGCAACAACTTTTTCATTGGTCAACTTCCCAGAGTGATTGCAAACATGTCATCACTTGCGCTCCTTGACTTGTCCAAAAATCAGTTAAATGGCCTCATCCCTCAAGGACTCTTTAATCTTCCTCAGCTCCAGTATTTGGCTTTGTCTGACAACAATCTCTCTGGTTCATTAGCATCATCTTTCATAACACCGGAGTTGAGACATATCCATCTGAATGGGAACAAATTGAATGGTTCAATCGTGCATCTACTCCTTAATAGCTCCAATTTGGTGACCTtggatttgagtgaaaatgagttCTTCGGAAGCATACCCTATTGGCTAGGTAATGTCTCTCAATTAAGCATTCTTTTACTGAGAGGTAATAGCTTCTATGGAACATTTCCCAAGCAATTGTGCAGATTGAAAAGCTTAAGTATGATCGATCTTTCTAAAAACAATCTGTTTGGTCCATTACCTATTTGCTTGGGACCCATGAATTTCTCCTCTACAGGATATGCAGATAAGGTAGATTCAGCAAGTTTCAGAGGGGGAGGTCAAGTATTGTCACCTTGGTCTTATGTGAGGACAATTAGAAGCCAAACTTGGTCCTACTATACCGAGTTCTACCACAATAAAATTTTGGTAGACGAAGGATGGGAAGTTCCACATATTGTTGGGTTCACAATAAAAAGAAGGTCTGATGCTTATAAAGGCTATGCACTCCTTAATATGATTGGACTAGATTTTTCTTACAACCATTTCAGCGGTGAGATCCCACCAGAGATTGCAATCTCACAAGACATGCTTATGCTAAATCTGTCACACAACAAGCTTACAGGACATATACCGATGTCATTGTCGAACCTCACAAAGATAGAGAGCATTGACCTTTCCTATAACAACTTGATTGGTTCTATCCCTGAAGAGCTCACTCGGTTGAATTTTTTGGGAGTCTTCAATGTGTCTTACAACGACTTGTCAGGAGCCataccaaacaaaaatcaatttgggtcATTCGATGAAAGCAGTTACTACGGAAACCATCTTTTGTGTGGATTGCCGTTGAGTAATAACTGTTTGACAACCATTAATGTTAATTGCTCAGCAACAAAATCATGCACGAAAGCTAAAGAAGATGGTTTCATAGACGGAGAGACATTCTACATTAGCTTCGGAGTGTCATACACTATGGTTTTACTGGTAATTCTAGTTGTTTTGTTCATCAACCCCCAATGGCGGCAGGGATGGTTTCATTATGTGGAACTGGTTATCACCACATGTTGGAGCTTATTCATCACATGCTACTATTTTGTGCAAGATG AGAAAGAGCCCCCCGCCGCAGCTGTTTGCGTAGTGGAATCTGACATCCCCAAGCTCCCGCCGCCGCATCACAGCCGTCCACGAGTCCCCTTGCGGCCCACGGCGAATAGCCAACGGTCCAGATGTGACCGCTTCCCCCAAGGCAAGGAAACCACACGCGGGAGGAGGTGA